The proteins below come from a single Amphiura filiformis chromosome 15, Afil_fr2py, whole genome shotgun sequence genomic window:
- the LOC140170924 gene encoding uncharacterized protein: protein MVDETRDTDKVFMEPELQLQILCKSQQTVSLTCTDLLSLKIEDQEKIKNHVVVVGSPGSGKSTLIHNGLAYNWRKDGKESDVNLLFVIDMCKVEQGSDVFEIIEDQLLRGEPREKLERLMEDNAKSIAFLLDGYDEVSQNWEGKAKGKSLSAVLDGTWLSGSRVIVTTRQEKLYEFKKRYRGYTPVDLIGFSEVATVEFIKREVKSSTSAKNLEKSNSKSSLYVVMVV from the coding sequence ATGGTAGATGAAACACGCGATACGGATAAGGTGTTTATGGAACCTGAATTACAGTTACAGATATTATGCAAAAGCCAGCAAACTGTGAGTTTAACTTGTACTGATTTGCTGTCATTGAAGATTGAAGATCAAGAGAAAATCAAAAACCATGTAGTTGTGGTTGGTAGCCCTGGTAGTGGAAAGTCAACACTTATACACAATGGATTAGCTTATAATTGGAGGAAGGATGGTAAAGAATCAGATGTAAACCTTCTCTTTGTAATAGATATGTGTAAGGTAGAACAAGGGTCTGATGTATTTGAGATTATAGAAGATCAGTTGCTTAGAGGTGAACCAAGAGAGAAGCTTGAAAGGTTGATGGAAGACAATGCTAAATCAATTGCTTTTCTCTTGGACGGCTATGATGAGGTATCTCAAAATTGGGAGGGGAAGGCAAAAGGAAAGAGTCTATCTGCTGTTCTAGATGGTACATGGTTATCTGGTAGCCGTGTTATAGTTACTACCAGACAAGAGAAGTTGTATGAATTCAAAAAGCGATACCGAGGTTATACTCCAGTAGATTTGATAGGATTTTCCGAGGTAGCGACTGTGGAGTTCATAAAGAGAGAAGTAAAGTCAAGCACGAGTGCAAAGAATCTAGAAAAAAGCAATAGCAAATCTTCCCTCTACGTTGTCATGGTTGTCTAA